A window from Chitinophaga filiformis encodes these proteins:
- a CDS encoding CoA-binding protein, translating into MNDKKLTVVLGASPNPTRYSYLAVSRLAAKGHPVLAIGKKEAQIGDIPVTKEHPVPADVDTVTLYMNPVLQREYYDYILQLHPKRIIFNPGTENEELATLAENKGIETMEACTLVLLSTGQY; encoded by the coding sequence ATGAACGATAAGAAACTCACAGTTGTATTAGGCGCCTCTCCCAACCCGACAAGATATAGCTACCTGGCAGTGTCCAGATTGGCGGCAAAAGGGCATCCTGTACTTGCTATCGGCAAAAAAGAGGCACAGATAGGCGATATCCCTGTTACGAAAGAGCATCCGGTGCCTGCAGATGTGGACACCGTTACCCTGTATATGAATCCGGTGCTACAGCGGGAGTATTATGATTATATCCTGCAATTGCACCCGAAACGCATCATTTTTAACCCGGGTACAGAGAATGAGGAGCTGGCCACATTGGCTGAAAATAAAGGTATTGAAACGATGGAAGCTTGTACACTGGTGTTGTTGAGCACTGGCCAGTATTAA
- a CDS encoding GbsR/MarR family transcriptional regulator yields the protein MKLAEAKAQFIQTWGSLGAQWGINRTMAQIHALLMIMPDPLSAEDIMTELNISRGNTNMNVRELINWGLVERVLIPGERKEYFTAEKDIWKVATEIARERKRRELDPILKTLNQLQEVEGDAKDKHVKAFKESIQGINKFAHQTDKVINSFVKAEESWFYGTLMKLFK from the coding sequence ATGAAATTGGCAGAAGCAAAAGCACAGTTTATACAAACCTGGGGATCTTTGGGTGCCCAATGGGGCATTAACCGTACTATGGCCCAGATCCATGCCCTGCTGATGATCATGCCAGATCCGCTGAGTGCCGAAGATATTATGACGGAACTGAATATTTCCCGCGGCAATACCAATATGAACGTGCGGGAACTGATCAACTGGGGGCTGGTGGAACGTGTATTGATCCCTGGGGAAAGGAAGGAATATTTTACCGCCGAAAAGGACATCTGGAAGGTAGCCACTGAAATTGCCAGGGAACGGAAACGCCGGGAGCTGGATCCTATTCTCAAGACCCTGAACCAATTGCAGGAAGTGGAAGGAGATGCGAAAGATAAACACGTAAAAGCCTTCAAAGAATCCATCCAGGGCATCAATAAGTTCGCCCATCAGACAGACAAGGTGATCAACTCTTTCGTGAAAGCGGAAGAAAGCTGGTTCTATGGAACGCTAATGAAATTATTCAAGTAA
- a CDS encoding MutS-related protein: MELDKTTYYDLSIFNREEEYSLFHKLDFTTTTGGKDYLRYLYSNPLKDIASIEERQKVLQYILQQEDSWPADIISNGTIVVMENYLEAQIEPISNPDGVPLLVSALLTKTIFSPDYSFIKFSFTQLLNLLTGFRQLEKNFNTDQTPKILKQLLDRAHHLLYQKEFNDIITASEAGPVSFVQILRYDHYIRKRQRKTISELLDIYRRLDAYYAMAKAVRHFNLQFPVFEDTPHPFVQLDNLYHIILPKPVAYDITMKPQSHFLFLTGANMAGKTTFIKAVGVAVFLAHIGMGVPAGSMKLSFFNGIFSNIQVQDNIFKGESFFFNEVQRIKNTIIKINDNRKWLVLIDEMFKGTNVEDAKNCSLAVVNGLLKSTNCLFILSTHLYEIAEELQNAQNIRFKYFESQVIDDNLYFTYQLKDGVAKEKIGYLILKREKVLDLLNEIK, translated from the coding sequence ATGGAACTGGACAAAACAACCTACTATGATCTCTCCATATTTAACCGTGAAGAAGAATATTCGCTGTTTCATAAACTGGATTTTACCACTACCACAGGTGGCAAGGATTACTTACGATACCTCTACAGCAATCCTTTAAAAGATATTGCTTCCATAGAAGAGCGTCAGAAAGTATTACAATACATCCTGCAGCAGGAAGACAGCTGGCCTGCAGATATCATCAGTAATGGTACTATCGTCGTGATGGAGAACTACCTGGAAGCACAGATAGAGCCGATCAGCAACCCGGATGGTGTTCCATTGCTTGTAAGCGCGCTGCTGACTAAAACCATTTTTTCACCGGACTATAGTTTTATTAAATTCTCCTTTACCCAGCTGCTCAATCTCCTGACGGGATTCCGCCAGCTGGAAAAGAATTTCAATACAGACCAGACGCCGAAGATACTGAAGCAATTACTGGACAGGGCCCATCACCTGCTTTATCAGAAAGAATTCAATGATATCATAACAGCAAGCGAGGCTGGCCCTGTATCCTTTGTACAGATACTACGGTATGACCATTACATCCGGAAGAGACAGCGGAAAACCATTTCCGAACTGCTGGATATCTATCGCCGCCTTGACGCCTATTATGCTATGGCAAAGGCTGTACGGCATTTCAACCTGCAATTCCCCGTGTTTGAAGATACGCCTCATCCCTTTGTACAGCTGGATAATCTCTATCATATCATTCTGCCCAAACCAGTGGCATACGATATCACCATGAAACCACAGTCGCACTTCCTGTTCCTGACAGGAGCCAACATGGCAGGGAAAACAACTTTTATCAAAGCAGTGGGAGTAGCTGTGTTCCTCGCGCATATAGGCATGGGGGTGCCTGCGGGAAGTATGAAGCTGAGCTTCTTTAACGGTATATTCAGCAATATCCAGGTACAGGACAACATCTTTAAAGGAGAAAGTTTTTTCTTCAATGAAGTACAACGTATCAAGAACACTATCATCAAGATAAATGATAACAGGAAATGGCTGGTACTGATAGATGAAATGTTTAAAGGTACCAATGTGGAAGATGCGAAGAATTGCTCACTCGCTGTGGTAAATGGATTACTGAAGAGCACCAATTGTCTTTTCATCCTATCTACACATCTGTACGAGATCGCGGAAGAGCTGCAAAATGCACAGAATATCCGGTTTAAATATTTTGAATCGCAGGTCATAGACGATAACCTGTACTTCACCTATCAGCTGAAAGATGGTGTAGCAAAAGAAAAGATCGGATACCTCATCCTTAAGCGAGAGAAAGTACTGGACTTACTGAATGAGATAAAATAA
- a CDS encoding YifB family Mg chelatase-like AAA ATPase: MIVKTYGSAVQGVEAISIVIEVNVAPKGTQFYIVGLPDSAVKESERRIESAIINIGFKFPRFRTVVNMAPANIRKAGSAYDLPIALGLIAASEQISPDLLSQFTIMGELSLDGTVQPIRGALPIAIQARKEGFKGLIVPAQNAREAAMVNNLEVYGVTHLQEVIDFLQAPDTLQPVFVDTRAEFANGQQHFDIDFNDVRGQYTIKRALEVAAAGGHNALLIGPPGAGKTMLARRLCTILPPLSLQEALETTKIHSVAGKLPADASLITQRPFRSPHHTISHTALIGGGAIPQPGEISLAHNGVLFLDELPEFSRQALEVMRQPIEERRVSISRAKLSVEFPASFMLVTSMNPCPCGFFNHPEKACTCAPGSVQRYLNRVSGPLMDRIDLHIEVTPVPVHSLLDHSDGEPSVIIRERVLMAREIQNARFRAYRGIYCNAQMTSSLLRKVCRLSKEGEDLLKNAMQKLKLSARAYDRILKVSRTAADLEASEHIKIEHLAEAIHCRSLDREDWWDK; this comes from the coding sequence ATGATCGTAAAAACCTACGGCAGTGCCGTACAAGGCGTAGAAGCCATTTCCATTGTTATTGAAGTAAACGTTGCTCCCAAAGGCACCCAGTTTTACATTGTAGGCTTACCGGACAGCGCTGTCAAAGAAAGTGAACGGCGCATCGAATCTGCCATCATTAACATCGGCTTTAAGTTTCCCCGTTTCAGGACAGTCGTGAACATGGCTCCGGCCAATATCAGGAAGGCCGGTTCTGCCTATGACCTGCCCATTGCATTAGGGTTGATAGCCGCGTCAGAACAGATCAGCCCTGACCTCTTATCACAATTCACCATCATGGGAGAATTATCCCTGGATGGTACCGTACAACCCATCCGGGGTGCCTTACCTATTGCCATCCAGGCCAGAAAAGAAGGTTTCAAGGGCCTGATCGTACCGGCACAGAATGCCCGCGAAGCAGCGATGGTGAATAACCTCGAAGTATATGGCGTTACACATCTGCAGGAAGTGATCGATTTTCTGCAGGCGCCCGATACGCTGCAGCCGGTATTTGTAGACACGAGAGCGGAGTTTGCGAACGGGCAGCAGCATTTTGATATCGACTTTAACGATGTAAGAGGCCAATACACCATTAAACGCGCATTGGAGGTAGCTGCAGCCGGCGGACATAATGCGCTGCTGATCGGTCCTCCGGGCGCAGGCAAGACCATGCTGGCCCGCAGACTTTGTACGATATTGCCACCGCTTAGTTTACAGGAGGCACTGGAAACGACCAAGATCCATTCTGTAGCCGGCAAACTACCGGCGGATGCTTCATTGATCACACAAAGACCTTTCCGCTCCCCGCATCATACCATTAGTCATACCGCATTGATCGGCGGAGGGGCCATTCCACAACCGGGTGAAATATCGCTGGCACACAACGGCGTACTATTCCTGGACGAGCTGCCCGAGTTCAGCAGGCAGGCACTTGAGGTAATGCGGCAACCTATAGAAGAAAGAAGAGTGTCTATTTCCCGGGCCAAACTGTCGGTTGAGTTTCCCGCCAGCTTCATGCTGGTTACCAGTATGAACCCCTGCCCCTGCGGTTTCTTTAATCACCCCGAGAAGGCCTGCACCTGCGCGCCCGGTTCCGTACAACGGTACCTGAACAGGGTGTCTGGCCCGTTAATGGACAGGATAGACCTGCATATAGAAGTAACACCCGTGCCCGTACACTCCCTGCTGGACCATTCTGATGGGGAGCCCAGCGTAATTATACGGGAACGGGTATTAATGGCAAGAGAGATACAAAACGCCCGGTTCAGGGCTTACAGGGGTATATACTGCAATGCGCAGATGACCAGCAGCCTGCTACGGAAAGTATGCAGGTTGAGCAAAGAAGGTGAAGATCTTCTAAAGAATGCCATGCAGAAGCTTAAGCTCTCCGCACGTGCCTATGACAGGATTCTCAAGGTAAGCCGTACTGCGGCCGATCTTGAAGCCAGTGAACACATAAAGATCGAACACCTGGCAGAAGCTATTCATTGCAGAAGTCTGGACAGAGAAGACTGGTGGGACAAATAG
- the yihA gene encoding ribosome biogenesis GTP-binding protein YihA/YsxC yields MIIKSAEYLISNVDWQKCPTPNLPEYAFIGRSNVGKSSLINMLANNEKLAKTSGTPGKTQLINHFLINQAWYLVDLPGYGFAKVSQSQRRSWEQMIENYLRKRENLVNVFVLIDSRHTPQKLDIDFINQLGEWQIPFSLVFTKADKNTQAETSRNIKAFLNKLRETWEFLPAHFVTSTVKKTGRDAILSMIDEMNTEFRAIA; encoded by the coding sequence ATGATCATCAAGAGCGCAGAATACCTCATCAGTAATGTTGACTGGCAGAAATGTCCCACTCCGAATCTCCCGGAATATGCCTTTATAGGCCGTTCCAACGTGGGAAAGTCATCCCTGATCAATATGTTGGCAAACAATGAAAAGTTGGCTAAAACGTCCGGAACACCGGGTAAAACGCAGCTTATCAACCACTTCCTGATCAACCAGGCCTGGTACCTGGTAGACTTGCCGGGATATGGCTTTGCCAAGGTGAGTCAGTCGCAGCGTAGATCCTGGGAGCAGATGATCGAGAATTATCTCCGGAAAAGGGAGAACCTGGTCAATGTGTTTGTACTGATAGACAGCCGCCATACCCCGCAAAAGCTGGATATCGACTTTATTAACCAGCTGGGAGAGTGGCAGATCCCTTTCTCCCTGGTATTTACCAAAGCAGATAAGAATACCCAGGCGGAAACCAGCCGGAATATCAAGGCATTCCTGAATAAGCTCAGGGAAACATGGGAATTTCTCCCTGCCCATTTTGTAACCAGCACTGTGAAAAAGACAGGCAGAGATGCTATCCTGTCAATGATAGACGAGATGAATACAGAATTCCGGGCCATTGCCTAG
- a CDS encoding VOC family protein translates to MEIPKNALSWFEIPVHDFDRARKFYSKIFNYEMPEEQLGLKRTAFFPFDKQNHGIGGAIVQGSEYFPSQRGALIYLHAGDDLSDVLERVEAAGGKIELDKRPVSELQDLGYFAIFFDPDGNRVALHSRR, encoded by the coding sequence ATGGAGATTCCTAAGAATGCGTTAAGCTGGTTCGAAATCCCTGTACATGATTTTGACAGGGCAAGGAAATTTTACAGCAAAATATTCAACTATGAAATGCCGGAAGAACAGTTGGGTCTGAAGAGGACAGCATTTTTCCCATTCGACAAACAAAATCATGGTATCGGCGGAGCCATTGTTCAGGGCTCCGAATATTTTCCCAGCCAACGTGGCGCATTGATCTACCTGCATGCCGGCGATGATCTCTCAGATGTACTGGAACGTGTGGAGGCGGCAGGCGGTAAGATAGAACTGGACAAACGCCCCGTATCTGAGTTACAGGACCTGGGGTATTTCGCCATCTTCTTTGATCCTGATGGTAACAGAGTTGCCCTTCATTCCCGCCGATAA
- a CDS encoding ribonuclease H-like YkuK family protein: protein MKWRRFNGEPIHLPIKEEVRQAIVRETGKGFHLKVCIGTDSQVKGAETEFATVIVFLREGHGGFMFIHNDKTRDSYSIKERMLIEVAKSIEIAYELCDMFTEYDVDMEVHADINTNPQFKSNLALREAMGYILGMGFAFKAKPDAFASSCCADKVVN from the coding sequence ATGAAATGGAGAAGATTCAACGGCGAACCGATTCATTTGCCCATTAAAGAAGAAGTACGCCAGGCAATTGTCCGGGAAACCGGAAAGGGCTTTCACTTAAAAGTGTGTATTGGCACGGACTCACAGGTAAAAGGTGCAGAAACAGAATTTGCAACAGTGATCGTTTTCCTGCGTGAAGGACATGGAGGTTTCATGTTCATCCACAACGACAAAACACGCGACTCTTACTCCATCAAGGAGCGTATGCTCATTGAGGTAGCCAAGAGTATTGAGATCGCCTATGAACTGTGTGACATGTTCACTGAATATGATGTGGACATGGAAGTACATGCAGACATTAACACGAACCCCCAGTTCAAAAGTAACCTGGCCCTGCGTGAGGCAATGGGTTACATCCTGGGAATGGGATTTGCCTTTAAAGCAAAACCAGACGCCTTCGCCAGCAGCTGCTGTGCGGATAAGGTAGTGAACTAA
- the ubiE gene encoding bifunctional demethylmenaquinone methyltransferase/2-methoxy-6-polyprenyl-1,4-benzoquinol methylase UbiE yields MSDKKIVPFATSELSKKEQIATMFNDIAHRYDFLNHFMSLGIDIQWRKKALKQLKTLQPKKMLDVATGTGDFAIMANKMLQPSTITGIDISEGMLAHGREKINKLGLSDKITLQLGDSETISFPDKTFDAITVAYGVRNFENLEKGLAEMLRVLKPGGKLVILEFSNPTVFPIKQLYNLYFRYITPLIGKWIARSEAAYTYLPESVKAFPQGQEMCNILINTGFQAVTCKKLTFGISSIYCASR; encoded by the coding sequence ATGTCAGATAAGAAGATTGTACCGTTTGCCACATCAGAACTCAGCAAGAAGGAACAGATAGCGACCATGTTCAACGACATTGCTCACCGCTACGATTTCCTCAACCATTTCATGTCATTAGGTATTGATATCCAATGGCGTAAAAAGGCTTTAAAACAACTAAAGACCTTACAGCCAAAGAAAATGCTTGATGTGGCCACCGGCACGGGCGACTTTGCCATTATGGCGAATAAGATGCTGCAACCCAGTACAATAACCGGGATTGACATCTCTGAGGGCATGCTTGCTCACGGACGTGAAAAGATCAATAAACTGGGACTATCCGACAAAATAACCCTCCAGCTGGGCGACAGTGAGACAATAAGTTTTCCAGACAAGACGTTTGATGCTATAACGGTAGCATACGGCGTACGTAACTTCGAGAATCTGGAAAAAGGACTGGCTGAAATGTTGCGTGTACTAAAGCCGGGAGGAAAGCTGGTAATATTGGAATTCTCCAATCCGACCGTTTTTCCTATTAAACAATTATATAATTTATATTTTCGTTATATTACACCTTTGATCGGGAAATGGATAGCCAGGAGCGAAGCAGCATATACCTATCTGCCGGAGTCCGTGAAAGCGTTCCCACAAGGTCAGGAAATGTGTAATATTTTAATTAATACCGGTTTCCAAGCAGTAACATGCAAAAAGCTCACATTCGGCATCAGCTCTATTTATTGCGCATCCCGCTAG
- a CDS encoding outer membrane beta-barrel protein, protein MKAQSVMNMEEHDAKPYYFGITLAGNNSNFKLYHDEIFLKQDSIMVAEPLRTFGFNLGLLGNVRLSENFDIRFNPQLLFASKNLYYKENYPARETTKNIESILLSFPLQLKFKSDRIGNMRVYTIGGLKYDYDLASNARARRAEDLVKIRKSDYGYEFGAGFEFYFPSFIFSPEFKISNGIGNVHVKDEHLRYSNVIDKLNSRMIVFSIHLEG, encoded by the coding sequence GTGAAAGCGCAGTCTGTGATGAACATGGAAGAACATGACGCCAAGCCCTATTACTTTGGTATCACACTTGCAGGCAACAATTCCAATTTCAAGTTATACCATGATGAGATCTTCCTCAAGCAGGACTCTATTATGGTAGCTGAACCATTAAGGACCTTCGGTTTTAACCTGGGCTTACTGGGAAACGTACGCCTGAGCGAGAACTTCGACATCCGCTTCAATCCGCAGCTATTATTTGCCTCCAAAAACCTCTACTATAAAGAGAACTATCCGGCAAGAGAAACGACCAAGAACATCGAGTCTATCCTGCTCAGCTTTCCACTGCAGCTGAAATTCAAATCTGACCGTATCGGTAACATGCGCGTGTACACGATCGGTGGTCTGAAATACGACTATGACCTTGCTTCCAATGCGAGGGCCCGTCGTGCGGAAGACCTGGTGAAGATCAGGAAAAGCGACTATGGTTATGAGTTCGGAGCCGGCTTTGAGTTCTACTTCCCCAGTTTTATCTTCTCTCCTGAGTTCAAGATCAGCAATGGTATTGGTAACGTACATGTGAAAGATGAGCACCTGCGTTACTCCAATGTGATCGATAAGCTGAATTCGAGGATGATCGTTTTTTCCATCCACCTGGAAGGTTGA
- a CDS encoding TIGR01777 family oxidoreductase, whose product MKNKKIVIAAGTGFIGTGMIDYFGSDNDIVILTRHPVAGHGRVSYIKWDGRSLDTWSEQLENADLLVNLAGKSVNCRYTEENKQAIFDSRTNATSVLGAAIRTLQRPPALWINAASATIYRHAEDRPMDEFTGEMENDFSVQVCKRWEAVFNEQKTPGTRKVILRIAVTLGHQGGVIAPYLNLIKFGLGGYQGSGRQQFSWVHINDVCRMMAWLYERPELDGVFNCSAPHPVSNRQFMKTLRKAAGHLFGLPAFTWMLYIGARLIGTETELLLKSRWVLPTRALQAGFVFEYPELQPAMENIIGQLPRRRYHLI is encoded by the coding sequence ATGAAAAATAAAAAAATAGTCATTGCAGCAGGAACAGGGTTCATCGGCACAGGTATGATCGACTACTTTGGTAGCGATAATGACATTGTTATTCTTACCCGTCATCCGGTTGCCGGGCATGGCCGGGTAAGCTATATAAAGTGGGATGGCCGAAGCCTGGACACGTGGTCAGAACAACTTGAAAATGCCGACCTGCTGGTCAACCTGGCCGGGAAAAGCGTGAACTGCCGCTACACGGAAGAAAATAAACAGGCAATATTTGATAGCAGGACAAATGCGACTTCGGTGCTGGGCGCTGCCATACGAACCTTACAGCGTCCGCCGGCATTGTGGATCAATGCCGCCTCTGCCACTATTTACCGGCATGCAGAAGACCGGCCTATGGATGAATTTACGGGAGAGATGGAAAATGATTTTTCCGTACAGGTATGCAAACGCTGGGAAGCAGTCTTTAACGAGCAAAAGACGCCGGGTACCCGTAAGGTCATTCTCCGTATAGCCGTAACGCTGGGTCACCAGGGAGGGGTTATAGCACCATATCTCAATCTTATCAAATTTGGACTGGGGGGCTACCAGGGAAGCGGAAGGCAGCAATTCAGCTGGGTACATATCAATGATGTATGCCGGATGATGGCATGGCTATATGAGCGTCCGGAACTGGATGGTGTATTTAATTGCAGCGCACCTCATCCTGTCAGCAACCGGCAGTTTATGAAAACATTACGGAAGGCGGCAGGTCATCTTTTCGGCTTGCCTGCGTTTACCTGGATGTTGTATATCGGGGCCAGACTTATTGGCACCGAAACTGAGCTGCTGTTGAAAAGTCGCTGGGTGCTACCCACCCGCGCCCTGCAGGCAGGTTTTGTTTTTGAGTATCCTGAACTTCAGCCTGCCATGGAAAATATTATCGGTCAACTGCCAAGGCGTCGGTATCACCTCATATAG
- a CDS encoding dihydroorotase, which yields MNYIIRNISVVNEGTTTVQDVYIQDGRIAKIAPQLNVSGQYTEINGEGKHLLPGVIDDQVHFREPGLTHKATIYTEARAAVAGGTTSFMEMPNTQPAALTQELLEDKYNIAAQHSLANYSFFMGVANDNVEEVLKTNARKDRICGVKIFMGSSTGNMLVDNYITLEQIFSGSELLIATHCEDEKIIKANLEKYKQEVGAENLTVDYHPIIRNEEACFESSLAAIQFAKKFNSRLHILHISTEKELQLFSNMLPLEEKRITAEVCVHHLHFSADDYPWRGNLIKCNPAIKAVHNKHALWKALLDDRLDIIATDHAPHTWEEKHQPYLQAPSGVPLVQHSLLLMLEHASLGNITLEKVVEKMCHAPAVCFQIKDRGYLREGYFADCVIVDLQQATTVDKQNIYYKCGWSPFEEHTFPAAVTHTFVNGHLAYENGRFNEAERGQRLLFNR from the coding sequence ATGAATTACATCATCCGCAATATATCAGTGGTCAACGAAGGCACCACTACTGTTCAGGACGTATATATACAAGATGGCCGCATCGCGAAAATAGCTCCGCAATTGAATGTGAGCGGTCAATACACAGAAATTAACGGGGAAGGCAAGCACCTCCTGCCCGGCGTTATTGACGACCAGGTCCATTTCCGTGAACCAGGCCTTACGCACAAAGCCACCATTTATACCGAAGCCCGCGCAGCAGTAGCCGGAGGCACCACCAGTTTCATGGAAATGCCTAATACGCAACCGGCGGCACTTACACAGGAATTACTGGAAGATAAATATAATATTGCCGCACAGCATTCACTGGCGAACTACTCCTTTTTCATGGGTGTAGCCAATGATAATGTGGAAGAAGTACTGAAAACAAATGCCAGAAAAGACCGGATCTGTGGCGTAAAGATCTTCATGGGCTCTTCTACCGGTAATATGCTGGTAGACAATTACATTACGCTTGAACAGATCTTCTCAGGCAGCGAGTTGTTGATCGCTACACACTGCGAGGACGAAAAGATCATTAAGGCTAACCTGGAAAAGTATAAACAGGAAGTGGGTGCGGAAAATCTTACTGTAGACTATCACCCCATCATCCGCAATGAAGAAGCTTGTTTCGAGTCTTCTCTCGCGGCTATCCAGTTTGCCAAAAAATTCAATTCAAGACTGCATATCCTGCATATCTCGACCGAAAAAGAATTACAACTGTTCAGCAATATGCTGCCCCTGGAAGAGAAACGCATTACTGCGGAAGTATGTGTGCATCACCTGCATTTCTCTGCGGATGACTACCCATGGCGGGGCAACCTGATCAAATGTAATCCGGCTATCAAAGCAGTACACAATAAACATGCACTCTGGAAAGCCCTGCTGGATGACAGGCTGGACATTATCGCAACAGACCATGCGCCACATACATGGGAAGAAAAACATCAGCCTTACTTACAGGCGCCTTCCGGCGTACCGCTGGTGCAGCATAGCCTGCTGCTGATGCTGGAACATGCATCGCTGGGCAATATCACCCTGGAAAAAGTGGTGGAAAAGATGTGCCATGCGCCGGCAGTATGCTTTCAGATCAAAGACAGGGGCTACCTGCGGGAAGGCTACTTCGCTGATTGCGTGATCGTTGATCTGCAACAGGCCACTACGGTGGATAAACAGAATATCTATTATAAATGCGGCTGGTCTCCTTTTGAAGAACATACTTTCCCGGCAGCTGTTACACATACATTCGTGAACGGACACCTGGCTTATGAGAATGGTCGTTTCAATGAAGCGGAACGGGGACAGCGCCTGTTATTTAACCGTTGA